A genome region from Micromonospora peucetia includes the following:
- a CDS encoding acyl-CoA dehydrogenase family protein — MPTAADQTAATATDQPATSAAGQPTATAAEGPRTAGAAGPLPTEAGQVSEKEARQVAEAARESSWDRPSFGKELFLGRFRLDLIDPWPRSDPADVARADEFLGRFREFLTAEVDGAAIERDASIPDEVFQGLARLGAFGMKIDRTYGGLGLSNLHYCRALMLAGSVSPAIGALLSAHQSIGVPQPLKMFGTAEQKQRFLPRLAAGEVSAFLLTEPDVGSDPARLATIAEPTPDGTGYRLDGVKLWATNGTVATLLVVMARVPAAEGRRGGITAFVVEGDTEGITVERRNEFIGLRGLENSLTRFHDVFVPKENVIGGEGKGLKIALTTLNTGRLSLPAMCVGAGKWALNVAREWAVDRVQWGRPVGEHEAVAQKLSFIAATTYGMETMLDLCCLLADDDRNDIRIEAALVKLYASEMAWKIADELVQIRGGRGYETADSLAARGERPAAVEQLLRDLRINRIFEGSTEIMHLLIAREAVDAHLSVAGDIIDPDAGLGRKAKAGARAGAFYARWLPTLAVGRGQRPSAYAEFGPLAGHLRQVERASRKLARSTFYAMSRWQGKMERKQAFLGRVVDIGAELFAMSAVCVRAHAEREDRPENVELADLFCRQARVRVDALFTALWDNTDSVDTAAAKRILAGRYAALEDGVVTPADDLPWVARWSPGPSTADDVRRRIPPVR; from the coding sequence GTGCCGACCGCTGCCGACCAGACCGCGGCGACCGCCACCGACCAGCCGGCGACGAGCGCCGCCGGGCAACCCACGGCGACCGCCGCTGAAGGCCCGCGCACGGCCGGCGCGGCCGGGCCGCTGCCGACGGAGGCGGGGCAGGTGTCCGAGAAGGAGGCCCGCCAGGTCGCCGAGGCGGCCCGGGAGTCCTCCTGGGACCGTCCCAGCTTCGGCAAGGAACTCTTCCTCGGCCGGTTCCGGCTCGACCTGATCGACCCCTGGCCTCGCTCCGACCCGGCGGACGTCGCCCGCGCCGACGAGTTCCTCGGCCGGTTCCGCGAGTTCCTCACCGCCGAGGTGGACGGTGCGGCCATCGAGCGGGACGCGTCCATCCCGGACGAGGTGTTCCAGGGCCTGGCCCGGCTCGGCGCGTTCGGCATGAAGATCGACCGGACGTACGGCGGGCTCGGACTGAGCAACCTGCACTACTGTCGGGCGCTCATGCTGGCCGGCTCGGTCAGCCCGGCGATCGGCGCGCTGCTCTCGGCACACCAGTCCATCGGGGTGCCGCAGCCGTTGAAGATGTTCGGCACCGCCGAGCAGAAGCAGCGTTTCCTGCCCCGGCTCGCCGCCGGTGAGGTGTCCGCGTTCCTGCTCACCGAGCCGGACGTCGGCTCCGACCCGGCCCGGCTGGCCACCATCGCCGAGCCCACGCCCGACGGCACCGGCTACCGGCTCGACGGCGTGAAGCTCTGGGCCACCAACGGCACCGTCGCCACCCTGCTCGTGGTGATGGCCCGGGTGCCCGCAGCTGAGGGGCGTCGCGGCGGGATCACCGCCTTCGTCGTCGAGGGAGACACCGAGGGCATCACGGTGGAACGGCGCAACGAATTCATCGGCCTGCGTGGCCTGGAGAACAGTCTGACCCGCTTCCACGACGTCTTCGTACCGAAGGAGAACGTCATCGGCGGCGAGGGCAAGGGCCTGAAGATCGCGCTGACCACCCTGAACACCGGGCGGCTGTCGCTGCCGGCCATGTGCGTCGGCGCCGGCAAGTGGGCGTTGAACGTGGCCCGGGAGTGGGCCGTCGACCGGGTGCAGTGGGGGCGGCCGGTGGGCGAGCACGAGGCGGTGGCCCAGAAGCTCTCCTTCATCGCCGCGACGACGTACGGCATGGAGACCATGCTGGATCTCTGCTGCCTGCTCGCCGACGACGACCGCAACGACATCCGTATCGAGGCGGCGCTGGTCAAGCTCTACGCCAGCGAGATGGCCTGGAAGATCGCCGACGAGCTGGTCCAGATCCGGGGCGGTCGCGGCTACGAGACGGCCGACTCGCTCGCCGCGCGGGGCGAGCGACCGGCCGCCGTCGAGCAGCTGCTGCGTGACCTGCGGATCAACCGCATCTTCGAGGGCTCCACCGAGATCATGCATCTGCTCATCGCCCGGGAGGCGGTCGACGCGCACCTGTCGGTCGCCGGCGACATCATCGACCCGGACGCCGGGCTCGGCCGCAAGGCGAAGGCCGGGGCGCGGGCCGGCGCCTTCTACGCGAGGTGGTTGCCCACCCTGGCCGTCGGCCGGGGACAGCGCCCGTCGGCGTACGCCGAGTTCGGCCCGCTCGCCGGTCACCTGCGGCAGGTGGAGCGTGCCTCGCGCAAGCTGGCCCGGTCCACGTTCTACGCGATGTCCCGGTGGCAGGGGAAGATGGAGCGCAAGCAGGCGTTCCTCGGCCGGGTGGTGGACATCGGCGCGGAGTTGTTCGCGATGTCCGCGGTCTGCGTCCGGGCCCACGCCGAGCGGGAGGACCGGCCCGAGAACGTGGAACTGGCCGACCTGTTCTGCCGGCAGGCCCGGGTCCGGGTCGACGCGCTCTTCACCGCCCTGTGGGACAACACCGACTCCGTCGACACGGCCGCCGCGAAGCGGATCCTGGCCGGACGCTACGCCGCCCTGGAGGACGGTGTGGTCACCCCCGCCGACGACCTGCCCTGGGTGGCCCGCTGGTCGCCCGGCCCGTCCACCGCCGACGACGTCCGCCGCCGCATCCCGCCCGTGCGGTGA
- a CDS encoding DUF4097 family beta strand repeat-containing protein produces the protein MAQHRTAAVLLAAAATLIVSVGCDNLSFRRLDYDNTEAVRISSIRVLPGAGDVTVRAIGAQDEVRIKRVVRYQGGQPDATYEIKGSELVLDTDCGSRCSVSYEVTAPAGVSVQGEAGSGDVDLSKVGPVEMRLGSGNIRVAGSSGPVRAETGSGNIEVAGAGGPVRAEAGSGDVEVDEVATAVTLRTSSGNITGRRLGGGVDAEAGSGDVTVELTTSASARVSAGSGNVELVAPAGRYRVRSSTDSGDAELGIPDDPSATLLLDLSTGSGNVTLTQR, from the coding sequence ATGGCTCAACACCGCACCGCCGCCGTGCTTCTCGCTGCGGCTGCCACCCTGATCGTCTCCGTCGGGTGCGACAACCTGTCCTTCCGCCGGCTCGACTACGACAACACCGAGGCGGTCCGGATCAGCAGCATCCGGGTGCTCCCGGGGGCCGGCGACGTGACCGTCCGCGCCATCGGCGCGCAGGACGAGGTGCGGATCAAGCGGGTGGTGCGCTACCAGGGCGGCCAACCCGACGCGACGTACGAGATCAAGGGCTCCGAACTGGTGCTGGACACCGACTGCGGCTCCCGGTGCAGTGTTTCCTACGAGGTCACCGCCCCGGCGGGGGTGAGCGTGCAGGGCGAGGCCGGCTCCGGTGACGTCGACCTCAGCAAGGTCGGCCCGGTGGAGATGCGGCTGGGCTCCGGCAACATCCGGGTGGCCGGCTCCAGCGGCCCGGTCCGCGCCGAGACCGGCTCCGGCAACATCGAGGTGGCCGGTGCCGGCGGCCCGGTCCGTGCCGAGGCCGGCTCCGGCGACGTCGAGGTCGACGAGGTCGCGACCGCGGTGACGCTGCGCACCTCCTCCGGCAACATCACCGGTCGCCGCCTCGGCGGCGGGGTGGACGCCGAGGCCGGCTCCGGTGACGTCACCGTCGAGCTCACGACGTCAGCCTCGGCGCGGGTGTCCGCCGGCAGCGGGAACGTCGAGCTGGTCGCGCCGGCGGGCCGCTACCGGGTGCGCTCCAGCACCGACAGCGGCGACGCCGAACTCGGCATCCCCGACGACCCGTCCGCCACGTTGCTGCTCGACCTCTCCACCGGCAGCGGCAACGTGACCCTCACCCAGCGCTGA
- a CDS encoding DUF6328 family protein, translated as MSKETEKQRWQRNFADLLQELRVAQTGVQILFAFLLTLPFSNGFTRTSAFQKDVYIVALLAAAAATAMIISPVAFHRALFRQGRKPELVRFAHRMASGGLAFMLIAMVSAVLLITDFVLDRGIAMVLSGLTALWFLTFWVFLPFSRRNWGEDDVDDDEDEEPRSLGD; from the coding sequence GTGTCCAAGGAAACCGAGAAGCAGCGTTGGCAGCGAAACTTCGCCGACCTGCTCCAGGAGTTGCGGGTCGCCCAGACCGGCGTGCAGATCCTCTTCGCCTTCCTGCTCACCCTGCCGTTCAGCAACGGCTTCACCCGTACCAGCGCGTTCCAGAAGGACGTCTACATCGTCGCGTTGCTGGCGGCGGCCGCCGCCACCGCGATGATCATTTCTCCGGTGGCGTTCCACCGCGCGCTGTTCCGGCAGGGCCGCAAGCCGGAGCTGGTCCGGTTCGCCCACCGGATGGCCAGTGGCGGTCTGGCCTTCATGCTGATCGCCATGGTCAGCGCGGTGTTGCTGATCACCGACTTCGTGCTGGACCGTGGCATCGCCATGGTGCTCAGCGGCCTCACCGCGCTCTGGTTTCTCACCTTCTGGGTGTTCCTGCCGTTCTCCCGGCGCAACTGGGGTGAGGACGACGTCGACGACGACGAAGACGAGGAGCCGCGGTCCCTCGGCGACTGA
- a CDS encoding ABC transporter ATP-binding protein, protein MGAVVLRGFGWRHGGRRAWAVRGVDLRVEAGERVLLLGPSGAGKSTLLAALAGLLPEDSGEQEGTVEVDGLDPRESRDRVGIVFQDPESQLVMARSGDDVAFGLENRGIPAREIWPRVDEALTRVGFPYPRDRPTAALSGGEQQRLALAGVLALRPGLLLLDEPTANLDPTGAALIRAAVAGALDADTTLILVEHRVAEALPLVDRVVVLEPGGGVRADGTPEAVFGTHGDTLAAEGVWVPGRPVPPRQATTPAGDVLVTADRLGLPPRLAAVDLAVRAGEALAVLGPNGAGKSTLALLLGGLLKPGAGRVAATTALAGTDTGTPPHRWRAPALARRIGSVFQDPEHQFVANTVYDELALGPRRTGQPEPAIRSTVDGLLSRLRLTKLAAANPYTLSGGEARRLSVATALATAPRLLVCDEPTFGQDRRTWLELVDLFAELRDAGHGLVAVTHDPEFVAALADRRLILERP, encoded by the coding sequence GTGGGGGCGGTAGTGCTGCGGGGGTTCGGGTGGCGGCATGGTGGGCGGCGGGCGTGGGCCGTGCGCGGGGTGGATCTGCGTGTGGAGGCCGGCGAGCGGGTGCTGCTGCTGGGACCGTCGGGGGCCGGCAAGAGCACCCTGCTCGCCGCGCTGGCCGGGTTGCTGCCCGAGGACTCGGGCGAGCAGGAGGGCACCGTAGAGGTCGACGGGCTCGACCCCCGCGAGAGCCGGGATCGGGTGGGCATCGTCTTCCAGGACCCGGAGAGCCAACTCGTGATGGCCCGCAGCGGCGACGACGTGGCGTTCGGGCTGGAGAACCGCGGCATCCCCGCCCGGGAGATCTGGCCCCGCGTCGACGAGGCGCTGACCCGGGTCGGCTTCCCGTACCCCCGGGACCGCCCCACCGCCGCCCTGTCCGGCGGCGAGCAGCAGCGGTTGGCGCTGGCCGGGGTGCTGGCCCTGCGCCCCGGCCTGCTGCTGCTCGACGAGCCGACCGCCAACCTCGACCCGACCGGCGCGGCGCTGATCCGGGCGGCGGTGGCCGGCGCGCTGGACGCCGACACCACGCTGATCCTGGTCGAACACCGGGTCGCCGAGGCGCTGCCCCTGGTCGACCGGGTGGTCGTGCTCGAACCCGGCGGCGGCGTCCGCGCGGACGGCACTCCCGAGGCCGTCTTCGGCACGCACGGCGACACACTCGCCGCCGAGGGCGTCTGGGTGCCCGGCCGTCCGGTACCGCCCCGCCAGGCCACCACCCCGGCCGGCGACGTGCTGGTCACCGCCGACCGGCTCGGCCTGCCGCCCCGGCTGGCCGCCGTCGACCTGGCGGTACGCGCCGGCGAGGCGCTCGCCGTCCTCGGACCGAACGGGGCCGGCAAGTCGACCCTCGCACTGCTGCTCGGCGGCCTACTCAAGCCCGGAGCGGGCCGGGTCGCGGCGACGACGGCGCTGGCCGGCACCGACACGGGCACTCCCCCGCACCGCTGGCGCGCGCCGGCACTGGCCCGCCGGATCGGCTCGGTCTTCCAGGACCCGGAGCACCAGTTCGTCGCGAACACCGTCTACGACGAGCTGGCGCTCGGCCCGCGCCGCACCGGCCAGCCCGAGCCGGCGATCCGGTCCACCGTCGACGGGCTGCTGTCCCGGCTGCGGTTGACGAAACTCGCGGCGGCCAACCCGTACACCCTCTCCGGCGGGGAGGCGCGGCGGCTGAGCGTGGCGACCGCCCTGGCCACCGCGCCCCGCCTGCTCGTCTGCGACGAGCCGACCTTCGGCCAGGACAGGCGCACCTGGCTGGAGCTGGTGGACCTCTTCGCCGAGCTGCGCGACGCCGGGCACGGCCTGGTCGCGGTCACCCACGACCCGGAGTTCGTCGCCGCCCTGGCAGACCGCCGTCTCATCCTGGAGCGCCCGTGA
- a CDS encoding energy-coupling factor transporter transmembrane component T family protein: MISFEPVAAPGAPLARRNPVAKLVAALVFSFILIATLDPVAPAIAIAVELAVLPLFGVRLRVLARRTWPLLVGAVGVVVTLVLFAAERSGRVLVEAGPVVVTSGVLLTALGLVLRMFAVALPGVIVFATTDPTDLADALIQNAKAPARFAIGALAAFRLVPLLGQEWQMISMARRARGVESGRNPLAKLRLFASTAFALLVGAIRRGTRLAVAMDARGFDAGTPRTVARQQRFVAADGLLIVCSAALAGAALTVSVLLGTFRPLIG, from the coding sequence ATGATCAGCTTCGAGCCGGTCGCCGCGCCGGGGGCGCCGCTGGCCCGGCGCAACCCGGTGGCCAAGCTCGTCGCGGCGCTGGTGTTCTCGTTCATCCTGATCGCCACCCTGGACCCGGTGGCCCCGGCCATCGCGATCGCCGTGGAGCTGGCCGTGCTGCCGTTGTTCGGGGTCCGGCTGCGGGTGTTGGCGCGGCGGACGTGGCCGCTGCTCGTCGGTGCGGTCGGCGTGGTGGTGACGCTGGTGCTGTTCGCGGCCGAGCGCTCCGGCCGGGTGCTGGTCGAGGCCGGCCCGGTGGTGGTCACCTCCGGGGTGCTGCTCACCGCGCTCGGCCTGGTGCTGCGCATGTTCGCGGTGGCGCTGCCCGGCGTGATCGTTTTCGCCACCACCGACCCCACCGACCTGGCGGACGCGCTGATCCAGAACGCGAAGGCGCCGGCCCGGTTCGCCATCGGGGCACTGGCCGCGTTCCGGCTGGTGCCACTGCTGGGGCAGGAATGGCAAATGATCTCCATGGCGCGTCGCGCCCGAGGGGTCGAGTCCGGTCGCAACCCGCTGGCGAAGTTGCGGCTGTTCGCCTCGACGGCCTTCGCACTACTGGTCGGAGCGATCCGCCGAGGCACCCGGTTGGCCGTGGCGATGGACGCCCGGGGCTTCGACGCCGGGACCCCGCGCACCGTCGCCCGGCAACAGCGTTTCGTCGCCGCCGACGGCCTGTTGATCGTCTGCTCGGCGGCGCTCGCCGGGGCCGCGCTCACCGTCAGCGTGCTGCTCGGCACCTTCCGCCCGCTGATCGGCTGA
- a CDS encoding alpha/beta fold hydrolase — MRIETRGLTFDVRVGGPEGGAPVLLLHGFPQHGGEFDDVVPALHAAGLRTYAPDQRGYSPGARPEAVEAYRLPELVADAVGVLDALGVDAAHLVGHDWGAVVAWAVAAGHPERVRTLTAVSVPHPAAMAWALAEDPGQKARSAYMTLFRKPGKAEKALLVLGATGLRRMLHGVGGDARVAAYADPMREPGALTAALNWYRAMSRRDLAATGPVTVPTTFVWSGRDIAIGRTAAEACADHVSADYRFVELPRVSHWIPDEAPGPLAEAILARVHDPA; from the coding sequence ATGCGGATCGAGACCCGGGGGTTGACGTTCGACGTCCGCGTCGGCGGACCGGAGGGCGGCGCACCCGTCCTGCTGCTGCACGGCTTCCCCCAGCACGGCGGGGAGTTCGACGACGTGGTGCCCGCGCTGCACGCCGCCGGCCTGCGTACGTACGCGCCGGACCAGCGGGGCTACTCGCCGGGCGCGCGGCCCGAGGCGGTCGAGGCGTACCGGCTGCCGGAGCTGGTCGCCGACGCGGTGGGCGTACTCGACGCGTTGGGCGTCGACGCGGCGCACCTGGTGGGGCACGACTGGGGCGCGGTGGTGGCCTGGGCCGTCGCGGCCGGCCACCCCGAGCGGGTCCGCACGCTGACGGCGGTCTCCGTGCCGCATCCCGCCGCGATGGCGTGGGCGCTGGCCGAGGACCCGGGGCAGAAGGCGCGCTCGGCGTACATGACGCTGTTCCGCAAGCCGGGCAAGGCGGAGAAGGCGCTGCTGGTACTGGGCGCGACCGGGCTGCGCCGGATGCTGCACGGGGTCGGTGGCGACGCGCGGGTGGCCGCGTACGCGGACCCGATGCGTGAGCCGGGCGCGTTGACCGCCGCGCTGAACTGGTACCGCGCCATGTCCCGCCGGGACCTCGCGGCCACCGGGCCGGTGACGGTGCCGACCACGTTCGTGTGGAGCGGCCGGGACATCGCGATCGGCCGCACCGCCGCCGAGGCGTGCGCCGACCACGTGAGCGCCGACTACCGGTTCGTCGAACTGCCCCGGGTGAGCCACTGGATCCCCGACGAGGCGCCCGGACCGCTGGCCGAGGCGATCCTGGCCCGGGTGCACGACCCGGCCTGA
- a CDS encoding isoprenyl transferase: MRAGRRELVPPTPHPSGARPPALPADAVPKHVAVVMDGNGRWAKERGLPRTKGHEAGEFSLFDTIEGAIELGIPYLSAYAFSTENWRRSPDEVRFLMGFNRDVIRRRRDQLVDLGVRVVWSGRTGRLWKSVISELQTAEEMSRGNSTLTLQFCVNYGGQAEIADAAAAIARDVAAGRLDPEKVTEKTVAKYLYHPEIPEVDLFLRPSGEERISNFLLWQTAYAELIFLDTLWPDFDRRHLWYACELYAQRDRRFGGALPNPVAPPT; the protein is encoded by the coding sequence ATGAGGGCCGGGCGTCGCGAGCTGGTGCCGCCGACACCACACCCGTCGGGTGCCCGGCCGCCGGCACTGCCCGCCGACGCGGTGCCGAAGCACGTCGCCGTGGTGATGGACGGCAACGGCCGGTGGGCCAAGGAACGCGGGCTGCCCCGCACCAAGGGCCACGAGGCGGGGGAGTTCTCCCTCTTCGACACCATCGAGGGCGCCATCGAGCTGGGCATCCCCTACCTGTCGGCGTACGCCTTCTCCACCGAGAACTGGCGGCGCTCGCCGGACGAGGTCCGGTTCCTGATGGGCTTCAACCGGGACGTCATCCGCCGCCGCCGGGACCAGCTGGTCGACCTGGGGGTGCGGGTGGTCTGGTCCGGCCGGACCGGCCGGCTCTGGAAGAGCGTCATCTCCGAGTTGCAGACGGCGGAGGAGATGTCCCGGGGCAACTCGACGCTGACCCTCCAGTTCTGCGTCAACTACGGCGGCCAGGCCGAGATCGCCGACGCCGCCGCCGCCATCGCCCGCGACGTCGCGGCGGGCCGGCTGGACCCGGAGAAGGTCACCGAGAAGACCGTCGCGAAGTACCTCTACCACCCGGAGATCCCCGAGGTGGATCTGTTCCTGCGTCCCTCCGGCGAGGAGCGGATCTCGAACTTCCTGCTCTGGCAGACCGCGTACGCCGAGCTGATCTTCCTCGACACGCTCTGGCCCGACTTCGACCGCCGCCACCTCTGGTACGCCTGCGAGCTGTACGCGCAGCGGGACCGTCGCTTCGGCGGCGCGCTGCCCAACCCGGTCGCTCCGCCGACCTGA
- a CDS encoding acyltransferase family protein yields the protein MRNRYLDLLRFLAIVRVVVYHVTGWATLTLVFPAMAVMFALAGSLMAASLQRWGPRAVVRRLRRLLPSLWVLAAVFVPAMLLTGLPLSPKVLLWLFPIADPPANGWGAIALSVIWYLRDYLWFVLASPVALWLFRRAPVPTLIAPYALLAAAELGLLPALPVALHQFGLYFGAWLLGFAHQAGMLRRLTNRVLVPVALALAAAGAAWIFTHPGPRGYDLNDNPLGNALWSAAFVLVLLGRGPASAPWVDRSAAFGRVVTVFNRRALTVYLWHMPFVVALTPLVDVVGWSHQDPLGLAIRVVLVFALVAVVTALFGWVEDVAAGRPPELIPGGTRPNPATAPAVAARAADGPAAAHPVAAGGPGGPAAGRAAVPAPRAAREPETVEISAG from the coding sequence ATGCGAAACCGATACCTGGACCTGCTCCGCTTCCTGGCCATCGTTCGAGTCGTCGTCTACCACGTCACCGGTTGGGCCACGCTGACCCTCGTCTTCCCGGCGATGGCGGTGATGTTCGCGCTCGCCGGCTCGCTGATGGCGGCCTCACTGCAACGGTGGGGACCGAGAGCGGTCGTCCGCCGGTTACGGCGCCTGCTGCCGTCGCTCTGGGTGCTCGCCGCCGTCTTCGTACCCGCCATGCTGCTCACCGGGTTGCCGCTGAGCCCCAAGGTGCTGCTCTGGCTCTTTCCCATCGCCGACCCACCGGCCAACGGCTGGGGTGCGATCGCGCTCAGCGTCATCTGGTACCTGCGCGACTATCTCTGGTTCGTGCTCGCCTCACCGGTGGCCCTCTGGCTGTTCCGGCGCGCCCCGGTGCCCACCCTGATCGCCCCGTACGCCCTGCTCGCGGCGGCCGAGCTGGGCCTGCTCCCGGCGCTGCCGGTGGCGCTGCACCAGTTCGGGCTCTACTTCGGCGCCTGGCTGCTCGGCTTCGCCCACCAGGCCGGCATGCTGCGCCGCCTGACCAACCGGGTGCTGGTGCCGGTCGCGCTGGCTCTCGCCGCCGCCGGGGCCGCCTGGATCTTCACCCACCCCGGGCCGCGCGGGTACGACCTGAACGACAACCCCCTGGGCAACGCCCTCTGGTCGGCGGCCTTCGTCCTGGTGCTGCTCGGCCGAGGGCCGGCGAGCGCGCCCTGGGTGGACCGTAGCGCCGCGTTCGGCCGGGTGGTCACCGTGTTCAACCGGCGGGCACTCACCGTCTACCTGTGGCACATGCCGTTCGTGGTGGCGCTCACCCCGCTGGTCGACGTGGTGGGCTGGTCGCACCAGGACCCGCTCGGCCTGGCGATCCGGGTGGTGCTGGTCTTCGCGCTGGTCGCGGTGGTGACCGCCCTGTTCGGCTGGGTGGAGGACGTGGCGGCCGGCCGGCCGCCGGAGCTGATCCCCGGCGGCACCCGCCCCAACCCGGCCACCGCTCCCGCAGTCGCCGCCCGGGCGGCTGACGGACCGGCCGCCGCCCACCCGGTCGCCGCAGGAGGGCCCGGCGGCCCGGCCGCCGGGCGGGCGGCGGTGCCGGCGCCCCGGGCCGCCCGGGAGCCGGAGACCGTCGAGATCAGCGCTGGGTGA
- the recO gene encoding DNA repair protein RecO translates to MAGYRRQLYRDDAVVLRAQKLGESDRIITLLTRRHGRLRAVARGIRRTTSKFGARLEPFGHVDLQLAGDPKGNLGSSLHTVSQVEGIDLYGRRFLGDYSRYTAASAIAETAERLTPVEREPSLRLFQLTLGALRALAEGSHATTLVLDAYLLRGMTLAGWAPALIACAVCGTPGRHRAFSVPAGGAVCPDCRPPGAAHPAPATIDLMSALATGDWRVADATETGVRRECSGLVAAHLQWHLERALRSLPLVDRGAPAAGPAPPPRAGGTGADGVSRGRTE, encoded by the coding sequence ATGGCCGGGTACCGCCGACAGCTCTACCGCGACGACGCGGTGGTCCTGCGTGCGCAGAAGCTCGGCGAGTCCGACCGGATCATCACCCTGCTCACCCGCCGGCACGGCCGGCTGCGGGCGGTGGCCCGGGGCATCCGCCGCACCACCAGCAAGTTCGGCGCCCGGCTGGAGCCGTTCGGTCACGTCGACCTCCAACTCGCCGGCGACCCGAAGGGCAATCTGGGCAGCTCGCTGCACACCGTCAGCCAGGTCGAGGGGATCGACCTCTACGGCAGGCGGTTCCTCGGCGACTACTCCCGTTACACGGCCGCCAGTGCGATCGCCGAGACCGCCGAGCGGCTCACCCCCGTCGAGCGGGAGCCGTCGCTGCGGCTGTTCCAGCTCACCCTGGGCGCGCTGCGGGCGCTCGCCGAGGGCAGCCACGCCACCACCCTGGTGCTCGACGCGTACCTGCTGCGCGGCATGACGCTGGCCGGCTGGGCGCCGGCCCTGATCGCCTGCGCCGTCTGCGGCACGCCGGGGCGGCACCGGGCGTTCTCCGTACCGGCCGGGGGTGCGGTCTGCCCGGACTGCCGGCCGCCGGGCGCGGCCCATCCCGCCCCGGCCACCATCGACCTGATGTCCGCGCTGGCCACCGGCGACTGGCGGGTCGCCGACGCCACCGAGACCGGCGTACGCCGAGAGTGCAGCGGCCTGGTCGCGGCGCACCTGCAGTGGCACCTGGAGCGCGCGCTACGCTCGCTGCCGCTGGTCGACCGGGGTGCCCCGGCGGCCGGCCCGGCTCCGCCGCCGCGTGCCGGCGGAACCGGTGCGGACGGCGTGAGCAGGGGGAGGACCGAGTGA
- a CDS encoding ECF transporter S component, translated as MRDNNTTRWRTVDIVVAAVIAVAFGVIFWAWGLLWRAVDPAFAFFPAGQAIMYGVWLVPAVLGGLVIRKPGAALFCEAVAATVSALLGAEWGGVTIVQGLIQGLGAELAFAAFRYRSFRLPTALIAGALTGLGAALFDFFVWNSEYALASYRIPYALLTIVSAAAVAGAGAWALTRALATTGALDRFPAGRDRTPI; from the coding sequence ATGCGAGACAACAACACCACCCGGTGGCGCACCGTCGACATCGTCGTCGCCGCGGTGATCGCGGTGGCCTTCGGCGTCATCTTCTGGGCCTGGGGCCTGCTGTGGCGGGCCGTCGACCCGGCGTTCGCGTTCTTCCCCGCCGGCCAGGCCATCATGTACGGCGTGTGGCTGGTCCCGGCCGTCCTCGGCGGCCTGGTGATCCGCAAGCCCGGCGCGGCGCTCTTCTGCGAGGCGGTGGCGGCGACAGTCTCCGCGCTGCTCGGCGCGGAGTGGGGCGGCGTCACCATCGTCCAGGGCCTGATCCAGGGCCTCGGCGCCGAGTTGGCCTTCGCCGCGTTCCGGTACCGCTCGTTCCGGCTGCCCACCGCGCTGATCGCCGGCGCGCTGACCGGCCTCGGCGCGGCACTGTTCGACTTCTTCGTCTGGAACAGCGAGTACGCCCTGGCCAGCTACCGCATCCCCTACGCCCTGCTCACCATCGTCAGCGCCGCCGCAGTAGCCGGCGCCGGCGCCTGGGCCCTGACCCGCGCCCTGGCCACCACCGGCGCCCTGGACCGCTTCCCCGCGGGCCGCGACCGCACCCCAATCTGA
- a CDS encoding sugar isomerase domain-containing protein, translated as MTVSAEDFLAVVTATMNQVAESQRAAVGLAADLIAEAVRADGVVHAFGTGHSEALAMEIAGRAGGLVPTNRIALRDLVLLGGAPADTLGPLLERDPSVAHRLYELAPVSPRDVFVLASNSGVNGAMVEFASLVKEKGHGLVAITSTRHSGQMTSRHPSGRKLADFADVVLDNGAPYGDATLPLPGGGAVGAVSSITAALLAQQITVEVVARLLAAGERPPVYLSANIAGGDEHNNALEARYAGRIRRGS; from the coding sequence ATGACGGTGAGCGCCGAGGACTTCCTGGCCGTGGTGACCGCCACGATGAACCAGGTGGCCGAGAGCCAGCGTGCGGCGGTGGGGCTGGCCGCCGACCTGATCGCCGAGGCGGTACGCGCCGACGGCGTGGTCCACGCGTTCGGCACCGGCCACTCCGAGGCGCTGGCCATGGAGATCGCCGGGCGGGCCGGCGGGCTGGTCCCGACCAACCGGATCGCCCTGCGGGATCTGGTGCTTCTCGGCGGTGCCCCGGCGGACACGCTCGGGCCACTGTTGGAACGCGATCCGTCGGTGGCGCACCGCCTCTACGAGTTGGCCCCGGTCAGCCCCCGGGACGTATTCGTGCTCGCCTCCAACTCGGGCGTGAACGGCGCGATGGTGGAGTTCGCGTCGCTGGTCAAGGAGAAGGGGCACGGGCTGGTCGCGATCACCTCGACGCGGCACTCCGGGCAGATGACCTCGCGTCACCCGTCGGGCCGTAAGCTCGCCGACTTCGCCGACGTGGTGCTCGACAACGGCGCCCCGTACGGCGACGCGACGCTGCCGTTGCCCGGCGGCGGCGCGGTCGGCGCGGTCTCGTCGATCACCGCGGCGCTGCTGGCGCAGCAGATCACGGTCGAGGTGGTGGCCCGACTGCTGGCTGCGGGGGAGCGGCCCCCGGTCTACCTGTCGGCCAACATCGCCGGGGGCGACGAGCACAACAACGCCCTGGAGGCCCGGTACGCGGGCCGCATCCGGCGTGGCTCCTGA